A single genomic interval of Tursiops truncatus isolate mTurTru1 chromosome 16, mTurTru1.mat.Y, whole genome shotgun sequence harbors:
- the NKX6-2 gene encoding homeobox protein Nkx-6.2 isoform X1, producing MGPSRSARPAGARADGGGAGQWPGRGRRQPISTRAAWGPRGYQRVQPARRGAAPTGPGAATAAARSTPAAAHPAPQPPPSLAPAIRAVGARTPRPRCSRRPPGSRANFPGRRARAAAAGPGWAPGPAAAAPMDANRPGAFVLSSAPLAALHNMAEMKTSLFPYALQGPAGFKAPALGGLGAQLPLGTPHGISDILGRPVGAAGGGLLGGLPRLSGLASSAGVYFGPAAAVARGYPKPLAELPGRPPIFWPGVVQGSPWRDPRLAGPGKWPTRGFGVGRRGGRGRGAAGRAHPPSFAAQASGVLDKDGKKKHSRPTFSGQQIFALEKTFEQTKYLAGPERARLAYSLGMTESQVKVWFQNRRTKWRKRHAAEMASAKKKQDSDAEKLKVGGSDAEDDDEYNRPLDPNSDDEKITRLLKKHKPSNLALVSPCGGGAGDAS from the exons ATGGGCCCTTCACGGAGTGCGCGGCCAGCGGGGGCGCGCGCAGACGGCGGGGGCGCTGGCCAATGGCCGGGCCGCGGTCGCCGGCAGCCAATCAGCACGCGCGCCGCCTGGGGGCCCCGCGGTTATCAGCGCGTCCAGCCCGCGCGGCGCGGCGCCGCTCCGACCGGCCCCGGAGCCGCCACCGCCGCAGCGCGGAGTACCCCCGCCGCCGCCCACCCCGCGCCGCAGCCGCCGCCCTCCCTCGCGCCCGCCATCCGCGCCGTCGGCGCCCGCACCCCGAGACCCCGCTGCAGCCGGCGCCCGCCGGGGTCGCGCGCAAACTTCCCGGGCCggcgggcgcgggcggcggcggcggggcccggATGGGCGCccgggccggcggcggcggcgcccaTGGACGCTAACCGCCCGGGCGCGTTCGTGCTGAGCAGTGCGCCGCTGGCCGCGCTACACAACATGGCCGAGATGAAGACGTCGCTGTTCCCGTACGCGCTGCAGGGCCCGGCCGGCTTCAAGGCGCCCGCGCTGGGCGGCCTCGGCGCGCAGCTGCCGCTCGGCACCCCGCACGGCATCAGCGACATCCTGGGGCGGCCCGTGGGCGCGGCGGGCGGCGGCCTCCTGGGCGGCCTGCCCCGTCTCAGTGGGCTCGCCTCGTCGGCCGGCGTCTACTTCGGGCCCGCGGCCGCCGTGGCGCGCGGCTACCCCAAGCCTCTGGCCGAGTTGCCCGGGCGCCCGCCAATCTTCTGGCCTGGCGTGGTGCAGGGCTCGCCCTGGAGGGACCCGCGCCTGGCCGGCCCGGGTAAGTGGCCCACCCGCGGATTCGGCGTGGGGCGGCGGGGCGGTCGGGGACGCGGGGCCGCCGGCCGCGCTCACCCGCCCTCCTTTGCAGCCCAGGCCAGCGGGGTCCTGGACAAGGACGGCAAGAAGAAGCACTCGCGGCCGACCTTCTCGGGCCAGCAGATCTTCGCGCTGGAGAAGACTTTCGAGCAGACCAAGTACCTGGCGGGGCCGGAGCGCGCGCGCCTCGCCTACTCCCTGGGTATGACCGAGAGCCAAGTCAAG GTGTGGTTCCAGAACCGGCGGACAAAGTGGCGCAAGCGGCACGCCGCGGAGATGGCGTCGGCTAAGAAGAAGCAGGACTCGGACGCCGAGAAGCTGAAGGTGGGCGGCTCGGACGCGGAGGACGACGACGAGTACAACCGGCCCCTGGACCCCAACTCGGACGATGAGAAGATCACGCGGCTGCTCAAGAAGCACAAACCCTCGAACTTGGCGCTGGTCAGCCCgtgcggcggcggcgcgggggaCGCCTCGTGA
- the NKX6-2 gene encoding homeobox protein Nkx-6.2 isoform X2 yields MGPSRSARPAGARADGGGAGQWPGRGRRQPISTRAAWGPRGYQRVQPARRGAAPTGPGAATAAARSTPAAAHPAPQPPPSLAPAIRAVGARTPRPRCSRRPPGSRANFPGRRARAAAAGPGWAPGPAAAAPMDANRPGAFVLSSAPLAALHNMAEMKTSLFPYALQGPAGFKAPALGGLGAQLPLGTPHGISDILGRPVGAAGGGLLGGLPRLSGLASSAGVYFGPAAAVARGYPKPLAELPGRPPIFWPGVVQGSPWRDPRLAGPAQASGVLDKDGKKKHSRPTFSGQQIFALEKTFEQTKYLAGPERARLAYSLGMTESQVKVWFQNRRTKWRKRHAAEMASAKKKQDSDAEKLKVGGSDAEDDDEYNRPLDPNSDDEKITRLLKKHKPSNLALVSPCGGGAGDAS; encoded by the exons ATGGGCCCTTCACGGAGTGCGCGGCCAGCGGGGGCGCGCGCAGACGGCGGGGGCGCTGGCCAATGGCCGGGCCGCGGTCGCCGGCAGCCAATCAGCACGCGCGCCGCCTGGGGGCCCCGCGGTTATCAGCGCGTCCAGCCCGCGCGGCGCGGCGCCGCTCCGACCGGCCCCGGAGCCGCCACCGCCGCAGCGCGGAGTACCCCCGCCGCCGCCCACCCCGCGCCGCAGCCGCCGCCCTCCCTCGCGCCCGCCATCCGCGCCGTCGGCGCCCGCACCCCGAGACCCCGCTGCAGCCGGCGCCCGCCGGGGTCGCGCGCAAACTTCCCGGGCCggcgggcgcgggcggcggcggcggggcccggATGGGCGCccgggccggcggcggcggcgcccaTGGACGCTAACCGCCCGGGCGCGTTCGTGCTGAGCAGTGCGCCGCTGGCCGCGCTACACAACATGGCCGAGATGAAGACGTCGCTGTTCCCGTACGCGCTGCAGGGCCCGGCCGGCTTCAAGGCGCCCGCGCTGGGCGGCCTCGGCGCGCAGCTGCCGCTCGGCACCCCGCACGGCATCAGCGACATCCTGGGGCGGCCCGTGGGCGCGGCGGGCGGCGGCCTCCTGGGCGGCCTGCCCCGTCTCAGTGGGCTCGCCTCGTCGGCCGGCGTCTACTTCGGGCCCGCGGCCGCCGTGGCGCGCGGCTACCCCAAGCCTCTGGCCGAGTTGCCCGGGCGCCCGCCAATCTTCTGGCCTGGCGTGGTGCAGGGCTCGCCCTGGAGGGACCCGCGCCTGGCCGGCCCGG CCCAGGCCAGCGGGGTCCTGGACAAGGACGGCAAGAAGAAGCACTCGCGGCCGACCTTCTCGGGCCAGCAGATCTTCGCGCTGGAGAAGACTTTCGAGCAGACCAAGTACCTGGCGGGGCCGGAGCGCGCGCGCCTCGCCTACTCCCTGGGTATGACCGAGAGCCAAGTCAAG GTGTGGTTCCAGAACCGGCGGACAAAGTGGCGCAAGCGGCACGCCGCGGAGATGGCGTCGGCTAAGAAGAAGCAGGACTCGGACGCCGAGAAGCTGAAGGTGGGCGGCTCGGACGCGGAGGACGACGACGAGTACAACCGGCCCCTGGACCCCAACTCGGACGATGAGAAGATCACGCGGCTGCTCAAGAAGCACAAACCCTCGAACTTGGCGCTGGTCAGCCCgtgcggcggcggcgcgggggaCGCCTCGTGA